The genomic interval GTCCAGGAACACCCGGATCACCCGGTGGGTCTCAGGGGGAGCCACTGGAATGCTAAACtcacatatttattattatttttattactaatgGAGTTGCAGCAGTTAATGTCAGTGGCAAGTGAAAGAAATTTCTCCATATTTTTCAATCTCCAGGCTCAGATGGACGGCCCGGTGTTTCCGGTCTGAAGGGAGAGCGTGGAGTGGATGGCCGGCCGGGTATTCCGGGTCTTCCCGGACTTCCAGGTGGCGCATCTTATCCCATCCCAGGTCCACCCGGATTTCCCGGCAGCAAAGGACTCATCGGACCACTAGGTGAGGAACAATGTTACCTTCATCTACACAAGATCTCCAAATCACTGCCAAGGACTCTGatggttttttattttcctttaagtgAAGTTTTTCTCTAGGTCAACTTTTCAGGTGGAattgaaatttttcagaaaaagttcTGATTTGGTCTCAGCTAACGTTTTCACCTCTCATCCCCTCCAGTCTCCCCAGTGTCCGTCCGTCCTTCTCGTTTCCCATCGTATTCCCTTTGCATCCTTCATCAGACGGCATGTTATTGTCTGGTGGATTGAAGTTCCCCGTTTCACCCAACAAATCGTTTGTTTTTGTATCTCTCCTtgttccatttttgtttttttgtttacccCCTCTACCATCCTTTCCTGTTCTACAtgcaccaccaccatcacctCCATGCATCCTCTCCATCTCTCCACCTTTTACTTCTTGGTGCTGGGTCATTCGATCTAGGCTGCCCAGGTGAGACACTCTCtccccatccatccattatccatctttttttaaatttatttatttatttttttgactgtcCTCTCCATCCTTTGCTTTAATTGTCCGCATGCTTCTGCTGCTTACGCCTTAAACCCTAAAAACCGCCTGCAGGCCATTTATCACCACGCGGCAAACAAATGTCCATCTGCACAAACTAGGAAGTCTGTTCTTGGGGATGTTTGTTTCAGTCGAAAATTACCAAAGAAGTCGTTTTACTCAAGCTAATTTAGCAGTTTCTCAAAGGACGAGTAGTCGTCTCGACTACCGACCTCTTAATTTAGAAAGACTTGTTATTTTCAGCACATCTAAACTCATGGCAATTTTAGCTTAGTCTGACATCTACTAACGTTGCATTGCAGATGTGCTGAAAAAcgagttctgtttttttaaacacttaacTTTAGCTGTTAGAGGGGCAGTTCAGTCACTACTGGAGACCCCAGGTGGCGGAGCCGCGCTAATACAGGCTGGAACTGCACTCAGAGACGGTTCAAGTACGTAACCACCACAGATGCACTGATTCCGTTTATCGGGGATTTGCACGATATTTTAGAAGCGTCTAATTTGCCAGTTGAGAGCTTTTGTTGTCACCATAAtggatgaattaaaacaaatggtTAAGAAGTTCGAAACGACACGTGTTTGAGGaattttgttgctgaaatttgcaAGAGTTTCCTTTTATAGCAGAGAGGCAGAATCAGCTACCAATCCAAAACAAGAAAGATAATTATGTAAATGGCGAACCACGAGCGAAATGCgtatttttgaccttttttgtcAAGGACGTTGCCAAAATCCTCGCTGCAAATACGCATCAAATTTGTTGACCAAAGTTCCATTGAACCAAAGCTACCCAGGcgggtttttagccttgattttaAGCcaactctgtgtttttctggacgtttgttccagatttgcgCTGCGtggaagctgaatgctgcttctctgtgtttctgtttctggggATGcggagcagaccagaaccagaatgaAATCCACTTTGAGTTGTATCTAACATTTTTCCGttcacaaaaatcaaaatttttcatTGAAAATCTCCTCCCAATAAACGACAGAGAGCGTTCACGCGTCACCTCCGTTTGCTGCAGGGGCCAAATTTGTAACATTGCTACAATTTGTGGCCAAAAAGAACTATTCCAGACAGCCTCTGGGCGCACATCAGAATAAATGCTTCCCTCAAAGCTAGCGACGCTGTATGCTAAAGACTCATTGCTGCTAGCAAGAAACGGCCTGTTTTGTTACATTGTGCTCACGAATTGGAACAAGATTAAGAGTCTGATTCCAACTTCCTGCTGGGGAATTGGTGCATCTGTGTAAATTGCGCACTTGTTCCTATAACTGCTTAACCACTGGAAACCTCTGGATACCTCTGGTATCCAAATGAAGCGCATCCTGCTTATGTCTCTGTAATGTTGTGCAGCTGGGGCAAAATGTAGactgtaaaaaccaaaacaaaaaacaatgtaagaaataaattacattgttTCCTGCAGTCTGCCACGCAGTCAGCCAGTGTTGGGTATTGTTGAGTTGAtttctgctgtattttctttgtaaacttAATTCATTGGAGGTAAGTTGATGTATTCTGAAGAAGgtaagtttttatttacttttgttccACATCTAAATAAGTTGCATATTAAGTTTTTAATGATCTATTTGGATTCCAAGAAGTTGAGCCCGGCCTAATCCGTTCTCATCCCCACCCCTCCGCCTTCGTCAGGTAACCGCGGTCGAAAAGGCGAACGAGGAGATCCGGGACCCCCGGGCCCCGCTGGAATGAAAGGAACCCCGGGATTCCCTGGTGTAAACGGAGGAACGGGTCCGAGGGGACCCCCTGGACCGCCAGGCCCGGGAACCATTCCCGGAAGACCCGGAACGATGGGAACAAAGGGTAGGGAGGACAGGATCCGCTTACCGGTCCATTCCTCACTTGCGCGGCCCGTATCTGTAAAAAGGTTCTGTCTAATCCGCAGGTGAAAGAGGACTCCTGGGACTGCCGGGCTTCCCCGGGCGACCGGGTCGTCTCGGAAGTCCAGGATTTTCCGGTGAGAAAGGGTTTCCCGGAGACCGTGGGAGAGATGGGTTTCCCGGCAGTCCTGGACGGTTTGGACTGAAAGGTGAACATCAGAGGGATGGGGATGAAATCATACAAAGGATCACCTCAATCGACAGAGAGCggtaaaaataaccaaacacGTTCCTTTACCCTCCACAGGTGACGGAGGAAACCGCGGCCCCCCTGGTCCTCCGGGCCCCTCTCCTTTTGTGCAGAAAGGCCCTCCAGGGGCCACCGGAGCCCCCGGCTTTCAGGGCTTTACTGGATCTAGAggtagggaaaaaaaacaactgttcaTTTCCTTCAAATACCCAAGAACGTCTTCCTACTTCAGAAGACTTCATGAAACTCTCTTGCCTAAATTAAATCTCCGTTATATTTTAATAGAAGTGGGTAGAGGAGCCAAAGATTTTAGTCCAGTAAGATCAGCACTACTTCAGTCTGGCTGTTTCCACAGAGCaaaccagagcagaaaacacacaaaatccgATTTTCTGTGGTCCGATAAACTCATGGTGTGAAGGAATAGATTGTTTGTAGTTTGAAAAGGGAACTCTTTTGAATGAGTGTATGAATATGTGGTGAGTTTAGGAAACGGTTTCAACgctgagaaaatgtatttgccaGTTTTTGTTTAAGCTGACTGAGTTTAAATGCCATCCCTCCTCGTTGTGATTCCAGGTAGCAAGGGTCTCCCAGGCCTGGCTGGTCGTCCGGGTTCTCCGGGACGTCCCGGCTCCCCCGTGGACAGCAAAGGCCAGCCTGGACCGCCGGGTTACTCCGGGCGGACCGGCCCGCAGGGCTCCCCTGGAGCAAAGGGGGAAAGAGGAATCATGGGATTCCCGGGCATGACGGGACCGAGGGTGAGGAAAAACAGTTCTGTTCCTCCTGTAAGCGTCCAGCACGGTCAGGGTGTTGGGGCTGAAGTTCTCATCGCTGCTTCTTCAGGGTGACGACGGCTTGCCGGGATTTCCTGGAAATCCTGGAGATTTCGGTCGCCCCGGAGCAAAAGGTGAGCGGCGACTTTTCTTCAATCCACGCGTCAGTTCTTGCTCATGAAAACGGTAAATAATCAGGACGCGCCGCTGGTTAATCAGGTCCACCTGGAGAGACGTTTGCCTATCCCGGAGCACCGGGAGTGAAAGGCCAGCCTGGTGATTTGGGTTTTACAGGTAAGATTTGATTTTCCACTGTAAGGTTGGGCTGGGCACATTTTCTATGTGTGAAGATTTCATTTGGGGTTTCCACAGTTCACAGGGATTTCAACACGCCCCACAGAccaccattttgttttacaagcaTAATTTACAGCTTGTGTTGATTTTGACTTTGGATTTAACTCCCAGAGGGAATGACTTgagtttttagaaaatattttctgtcatttttaatttgttttaaaggaaagaaagtgagggaaaaataatctgaaattgATATGGAACAACAatatgagattattttttttcttatgccaCATTGACCAGCTCTAACACTGGAAAGTTGTAACATAGAATTTCCTAACACACCTGGATATCAGCTGAAAATACCTGCTTACATTTTACTGTCATATTCTTACATCGTAATACTTGTAACATTCTAAAGACATGTTGGACAAATATCAAAAAAGAAATTCGTGTAGcaatacaaaataaagtctCTGAACCGCTCAATAACAACAAACGGACccgttattattttattttaatcttgtatatttttttgaatgtacaatttttttttttcagttatgaATGTTTTGTAGTCAGACAATGTtatagttacatttttttttttttttttaaataaaattcttcgTCAAAGGCTcgaaattaaaaagacaaataaaacgttataaataaatatataaaaaaaataaaagtggcaAAACGATTGTAATATACCCAAAATCAAACCCAGACTAATTTGAAAGTGATCATTAAAATAGTAGAGGTAGAAAAATCCTCAAagcataaataacatttaaaaatagaaaaataaaaaaacttaaaatgtaatGTATATTCATGTCATGGCTGTTTTGTAGCTTCAAGCTATAAAATTCTGAGTctcctaatttttttatttaggaactgagttttttttacaaaacttaaACGGATCACATTTCATTCAAACGTCATACAGTAAAAGAAACATCTTCATATTTGTCCTTTTAAGTTCTGCTGACGGAGCAGCTGAGTTAGGTTTCAATAAATCAAGAAAGTCTCCCAGTAAACCATGACCTAACATTTGTCCAGGCTCTCAGGGCATCGACGGTTTCCGTGGCGACAGAGGCTCTCCGGGACGCCAAGGTTCCGTTGGACAGAAGGGGATTCCCGGTGACACGGGGCGTCGCGGAACGATGGGTGAGACACGAACCCCGAAGACGAAGCTGATGAGAGATGACGCGATGTACTTTGTCCGTTGGATGACGGTAGCTATGTTGCCACTCATTCTCCTGTAGGTCCACCTGGGTACCCGGGGTCGCAGGGTCAGCCCGGAGTTTCTGGGAGGCGAGGACCAGACGGGTTCCCGGGCCCGCCCGGAGGTCCGGGTGGCTTCGGTTTTAAAGGTAACGTGAAAGCGTAACGTCAGTTTTACGATGCGGCCGTTTCAGTAGACGCTCTCACGATGCGTTCTTCACAGGTTTGCCTGGAGCGCCGGGGCTGGACGGGCTCAATGGCCTCGCCGGTCCAAAAGGCCCACCTGGAATCCCAGGCAAGAACACACAAACTCCCACTTTAGCTAGACTATTACATCCAAGCTGCAAAACATCTTTGACCCTCCAGACCTTCCCTTAACtcacaaccaaaacatttaatatagaGAAAGATTTCATGGTTAAATCTCCATTGACCGACTCAAAACTCAACTCAAATACCAAGAAATACTAAAATGATGCTTATCATCCAGATAAGCGTTTCAATAAATTGGAATGTCaatcaaaacagtaaaaacgCTTGTTTAGGCTCAATACAGTCAGACTCGGTTCCATGCACAGACTTTTCCCTCCACAAAAACATCAGGCAGTCACCGGTTTGAGAACAAACATTACGTTTTATTGAGTGACATCATCAAAAATATCTGTATGCATCGTATAAGTTGGTCAGTGTTCCACTGATTACGGTTCAAAGGCATCAGGGCGAGTCTCTTTCTTCTGAGCTCAATGACCATGATCGACATCCAGGATACTGTCCCCAatagctacacacacacacacacacacacacacacacataatgagGAGGATCCTCTCACATCAGTGGGAACTTGAGTGGGTGGAGATAATTCCCAGTTACAACGAGATCAGAGCGGCACCATGCTGACGGCATGGTGCACTTCCTTAATTTactgcttttctctctttctaccaaaaactggatcaCAAAAGTCTCCAGTCTGATGCTTTCGTCTCAACcggcaccttttttttttttttgaaggacagttttgtttaccgaaacttcatgattcattttatttgtagtttctgttggtttgtttatttattttggatatttaaaatccGGACCCagagttaaatgttcattaggaTTTAAAGATTATTGATCTTTCAGAATGTTTAGTTGCGTTATATTGTCATTACGATTATATTaactcaaaataacaatattacaGTTTATCGCGATAAAGTCTGGGACAGTTTATCATTCGGCAAAATTTATCATTACAGGCATAAATatagttcttttttctttttttttttttttgtttatcacatTTTACTTGATGTGATTGCgactatgtttttatttcccgTTAACTATTTATGTGATGGAGCAAAATGCACCAAAATCTTACAGGAATATTGAATTAACAGGTGAAGCTCTGCAAATCAGCAGTCAAACTGCTAAACGCAGCGCTTTGCAGACGTGACACACCATCCGTTTCCGTCCAGGTACAGCGATAGGGGCTATCCCAGGCCGCCGCGGTCCGCCGGGACAGAAAGGAGAGAGAGGTCTTTCCTACCCTGGACAACTAGGCTACCCTGGACCAAAAGGACAGAGAGGAGATTCGGGTGAGTTtcagatcagaaaaaaatccaaaaggcAATGAAAAGTAAGACAAAGTATGAACGCTGGCTTTCGTTTTGGACGTCAGGAACTTTTGGAGCTCCAGGGTTCCCTGGACAACCCGGACCTCCTGGTACGAGTGCTTCAGCAAACGTCCCGGGGCCTTTGGGAGACCCCGGACTTCCTGGATTGGATGGAGAATATGGTAAAACCCAGCTTCTTAATCTAGTCGCCTTGCTCTCTATGCTTAATCTCGTGACGTTCTTTCTTCCATTCCCAGGTTTCCAGGGCCCTACCGGTCCTCCTGGGCCACCGGGTCCGGGCACAGCACAGGGAGACACAGGAGACCCGGGGCTCCCAGGGTTCCCTGGAGCCCCCGGCCAGAAGGGAGAACCAGGATATCGCGGAGACCCCGGATTCTCCGGCTTCCCTGGCTTAAAAGGTGAAGAGAGGCTGGAAGCTGCTGCCCGCTCCTTCCAGTACAACCGCATTTGTCGTCTTTCCTCCAACAAAACACAGCCTTTAATCTTGAAGCAAGCGGTTTTGCTTTTCAGGAGCTCAGGGTGACATCGGACAAGGCGGTGCTCCGGGTGTGAAAGGACTGCCCGGCGATCCCGGATTCTTCGGATTCAAAGGGCCTCAAGGATCACGGGGTGAGAGCGGGAAAACCGTTCAGTTCCTGATGATGTTCCCCTCTCTCATATTTGTCGTCCCTTCATTCGTTTTGCTCTCCCTCCCTTCTTCTTTTCAGGGCGACCTGGGCGTAAGGGTTCTCCCGGAATCCCATTGCCGAACATACCGATACCTGGACCTCTTGGAGAGGTTGGTTACCCCGGCTACAACGGGCCACCCGGTGGTGCCGGAGAGCCCGGCCAGCCTGGTCTCAACGGACGTTCAGGTCAGTGGCAGCCAGACAGagttaaataatttctttgttgtttgctCCAAATCTTTAACACGTTACCCAGATGAAGTGCCCGATTGTTGTCTTCAACCAGCGGCGGACACGTTTCGGCTAACCCACTAACAGCTCAGTTAATTTTTCGTTTAGCTCTTTTGCTAACTTTGTAAAGCGCATTTAGCTTCTCCTAAATGGAATTGTCCAGATGATTTGTAAAGCGCTAATTTACTTGGCCGCTTTGTGAACTTTCAATTGATGCAGTGCAGCACACGGCGTTTATTCTGTACCCATAATGCATCGCTGCAAAACTCCCAGTAACATAACATTACATACTTTGATGTGAGTAATGACACATTTGGATCTGGGAGCTTCATATGCTCTGTTGCAGGACATGTTGTGTCATTGACATAACATTGGTGTCAACTTTAGTTGAGGTTGATGTGCTTATTGAGTTTGTGTAGCATTTTGGTGTTAGCACAGCTAATATTTGGGGTCAATGCTTTAGAGTTAGCATAGCTAACATTTTAGCTGGTGGTGCCCATCACCGATCTccacaactttgtgtttgtacatCTTAACCAAATGAAATATAATTTCCCTTCTTGTTAACTTTTGAAAGTTGCACCATTTTAGTGTCAGCAGAGCTAACAGAGCTGCCATTTTAGCTAGTAGTGCTCATCTGTTTTCCACttgtgtttttgtacattttaagcAAATGAAATATAATTTCCCGCTCGTTAACTTTCGAGAGACACTAGATTACCTTTTAGCATCTGAACGTTTagaccaggggtcaccaaactctttcctggagggccggcatccagcacgttttagttctctccctggtggcaccaacaaccttttcagcaggtcaatgttcttcttaggccttctaacgagccgtcatctgattcaggtgcgttaaaccaaggagagaactaaaacatgcaggaggccggccctccaggaccgagtttggggacccctggtttagaCAGTTCGTATTCAGAGTACAGTGGCCCGCTAAGGTTTTTGTACTTCttgcttttcatatttttgcctCTTACAGCCACCAGCCTCAGTTTATTCCAATGGGATTTTACGTGACAGAACAGCATAAAGTTGTACACTGGAAAGTGCTGCATGCATTTCCGCCTTTAGTTACACCTGGAAATCTTTTGATGTCTTTACCAACTTTACACTtcttgagataaaaaaataaaaaataaaaaattcttccTCATTTTGTTTACGATAGCTCTCTTGATTTGGACAGAGAGCTGCTTTTAACATGAAAGTCTTGCCACAGACTTTATGTTGTATTTAGcttctggactttgattgggaTTCACCCAGAATGGCCCCTGTATTCATCTTTTCTCTTcatctctgaccagcttcctgtccctgctgaagggAGACAGTCTCACAGCATCTGGCCTCTATGCGTCACCCCGGCTGTGGTGTGTGCAGTCACTGCTTTCCTCCACACATCATTTTCTTGTGTCTTTGTTCTCATTTACCACATGTGTGCTGTGTCCCCCACACCAACTCCGGCAGACTTTCAGCAGGACCTTTTATCGCCTCGTGTCTGTTACTCTGACATTAAGGCCAGACTTGTGGAAAGCCTGACTATTAttgatgcaaatatttttgcgtGACACTGTAATTGAGTATTTGTGGCAAAATTGAGGAACTGAATCACCATTTAAAAGGAATCTGAAAATATGTGCTTTTGTTGTGAATGGTAATTATCCCTCTGCCGCAGGTCCGAAGGGTCGTCCCGGCGCCGGGGGTGAGCTCGGCAGGACCGGATTGCCCGGTGTTTCTGGGCCGGTTGGGGATCGGGGCTTCCCTGGCTTCCCAGGGATCACTGGAGATCAGGgtcagcttgtttgtttttgttacaacATTGAGATTGACTTATAGACTTGCTAAATACAATTTAACACCCgttttctaaaaattaaatttttttttcttgatatgATTTGCTGTTTCATTGAGAGGCCTACAATAAAAACACGAAAGACTCAAATGCAGCAAAACGTGATGAAATTATATCTaatgccaaaataaataaaactgacaagGCAAAACATGAAATGTCTCTCAAGTTGAAATGGATTCCAAATTACAGTAATTTTGAGAGcgatatatatgtatatacatatatatactttttcttttgcagcatCTTTCGTAAACATTTCTTGACTCTCTTCACATATCAAAAACAAGGTTACATGTGCATAAAGAGAAACCCTCGCTACCATCTGGTCACGTTTCTCTCTCTTAGGTTTTCCCGGAGCCATCGGTCCTCCCGGTATTCCCGGCGGCGTCGGCCGCAGCATCGGCGTCGGCTACACTCTGGTGAAGCACAGCCAGACCACCGATGTTCCCATGTGTCCCCAAGGCATGGCCCAACTGTGGGAAGGATACAGCCTGCTGTACGTGGAGGGACAGGAGAAGGCACACAACCAAGACCTTGGTGTGTAAAGACTCGATTTCTCACTAAAGCTTTGCAGCTCAACTATAAACTCCTCTTCATTCATGTTCCTAAAGATTAAATATTGTGAGGTTTTAAAACCTGAATGATCTCTGGATCTTGTTTCAAACATGCCAAGTGGCATTGCAACGAATCTCGATTCTTCTGGACTGGTGTGTTGATGCGGCAGTTTTTGTAGCCACCAGCCTGTTCACTTTGTGGGGCCTCTCCACGCCTCTCCAGGTCAGCCGGGTTCGTGCCTCCCCAGGTTCAACACCGTCCCCTTCCTCTACTGCAACCCATCCGAGACCTGCTACTACGCGAGCCGCAACGACAAATCCTTCTGGCTCTCCACGACCGCGCCCATCCCCATGATGCCCGTGGCCGAGGAGCAGATCCGGCCTTACATCAGCAGGTGCTGTTCTCCACCAGAGCTCACGTGTGATTCAACCGACGTCTGACATTTATCAAGCCATTCaccttgttttgtgtgttttgtccGAACCGTCCAGGTGTTCAGTGTGCGAGGCTCCGTCTCAGGCGGTGGCGGTCCACAGTCAGGACCTAACCATCCCTACCTGCCCACCCGGCTGGAGGAGTCTTTGGATCGGATATTCCTTCCTCATGGTAGGTCATTATCTGTAGACCAAAGATGATTGAAAAACTTACCTCCAAAGGTTCTCCAGAGGACATGAGGTGACCTTGAGATTTCTGGTACATCAGTATAACCTCCAGCTGAAGGAGGACTTCTTTCCTAATCAGAAAATCTTcttgaataatttaaagaagGGATAGGGAAATTTGGTGCAATTATTGAGGTTAAGATCCATCCATACATTCCCTAATTGCTTGTAGGCTGGGTAGACTCTGATATCATCAACATCTAAAGCTTCAGGCTGAATGTCAGAGGCTAAAAGTTTTCAGCTAGTTTTGCTTATAGCTGTCCTTTCCTTTCTCCCGCCACAGCACACAGCAGCCGGCGCTGAGGGCGGCGGTCAGTCCCTGATGTCGCCCGGCTCTTGCCTGGAAGACTTCCGATCTACCCCGTTCATCGAGTGCAACGGCGCCAGGGGCACCTGCCACTACTTCGCCAACAAGTACAGCTTCTGGCTCACCACAGTCGATCCCCGGCTGCAGTTCGGCGCGCCGACGCAGCAAGAGACCCTGAAGGGCGGTCAGGAACGCTTCAGGGTCAGCCGCTGCCAAGTCTGCAGCAAGATCTTGTAGCTGTCGAACAGAGcagagagggggggaaaaaaaccccgcCAGGACTAGCACTGGATGGAGAACAAGAACATGCTTCATCCATCTTGAAAGGATGAAGCcgtcttttccattttgtcccCTTTAGGAGCCGCAGGCTCACCGACGAAAGACGCTGGAGGGTGGGTGTGGTTAGAAAAGAGCCGCGGAGGCGATTTCTCCCCTCTGGATTTACACTGACAATGGTGctattgttgatgtttgtgtttatctgtTGTCTGAATTCACGGTAATTGGTTAGAATCATTCTCTGCTACCTCGAAGAGAGCCACCTCTCTAGCTAGCTgtgcacacactcacagaggGACGAACCCGTCAGACATCTCAGCTCAGACGTTGCTGTAATTCATAGGTGCGATAGCGAATAATTTACTCTCTCCACTGAACTGTTGGGTTTGTGCCCCATTCATAGCTGCCAGGAAGACGTGACCCACAAAAGCATGCTGGTGAGTTAGCAGGTCCTGCAAATACACAGCTGAAATGTTAGCTAGCGAGATTTGTTTGAGGGTGCGGATATTTAATATTAGAAGATTTCAGActtatttttgtattcattCATGTTCaaccaagttgttttttttcactttgtaaaacttgaaactattattttttgtttaatttgatttacaatatgacaaaaaatttcaaaattggTCATTTTCAAGGCTGGATGCCCTAAATAGAAGATCAACATTTAACAGTTATCACCATCGGATCTTCAAATTAGGTGTAATTTCTGCTTAAGGTAAATTTTATAGAACTACAACGAATGCACTGTGCAGTAGAGAACTCACTAATGCACTGAAAACTCACATGCTAACATGCTATTATGCTGCCTTGCTAACATGGTAAAGCATGCTAGCTAAATCCACGTGAACAAGACAATATCACGATCTTTacagaacaaataaagaatTGAGCGTTGAGAATGCATGGGAAGTCTTAATGATGTAGGAATGTGTATGgcattataattttataaaatgtgtaaaatccAGATTGAAATTTGATGAAAATTTCCCTTGACATTATAGGTTCTGAGTTCATTTCTTCCCTTCTTGTACAGAGAAACAATCAATAGCATatcagtttctttttgtatGTACTTAAGTATACTTatgaattttaatataaataatcaacaaacaaaaaaactcaaatgttttgtataatttaattatgttttctgaGGTCTTAATATTTCCATCTGAACCAGCTGACCTACTTATGAAATATGAGATTTGGACTCCTGATCAAACCAAAGTATCTCTAAGTGAATCCTGCtggaaggttttatttattagtcatttttttgtacaatttgtAATTACAAAGGCACAAAATACAGAATATATCAGTTAGACCACATAACATTTTTCAACagatcaaaatcattttttggtGTCAACTTGTGTTGAGCCACCGTCGTTATTTAATAAACGAGCTGAAGTATTTAAGATCGCCGTGTTCAAAATGATTTTGGTGAAAGGAATAGTCTTAAAGAAACACCATTATTTGTGAGTTATTTTCTtaattgaaacaaaagcaaatcagcactttttttcccctctgagtGACACAAACAGAGAGTCCGCAACAGTTTTAGATCAGAACAACCGACTGACGGTGCACTGATGTGAATTCAGACGGGTCACAAGCCCAGCAAAGTGGGTCAATCTCAGCTTTTCATTGTATTGTGACCAAACTGTTACTTTTATGAAGCGTCTTCGGTGTTGAGTATTTTTGACAAACGCAACGAACGCAATGCTGCTCTTTGTCTTCCAGCAGcatttccagaaacagaaaggTTTTAAGCTCTTAttagtgcttttgttttttgttttcttttttgagctCTTTctccatattaaaaaaaaaaagaaaaattgtcaaATATTTCGCTCACGTAACCACTATGACCGCTGCATCTAGAATGTGTCTCGTCTGGTAGCTCTGACATTTCACCTTTATTCTGCGGTTTTCATTagcatttgctgtttttgtaatctagattgtaattattttgtacCTGTGTCATAGTACAA from Gambusia affinis linkage group LG18, SWU_Gaff_1.0, whole genome shotgun sequence carries:
- the col4a6 gene encoding collagen alpha-6(IV) chain isoform X4, translated to MKFLICVLTVSCVLRSTHGGGKSDEPCAGLDCSRGCKCFPEKGSRGRPGPMGEIGRPGPEGSRGGLGPTGPKGERGHIGLKGPSGDKGDKGPMGVPGFQGTDGVPGHPGQQGSRGPPGEDGCNGTMGDPGLPNYDTGAAGYPGFQGPTGPKGEKGDPVYITDNTEGPPGEPGPRGPTGPRGPTGPPGFQGPRGIDGFPGFAGPPGSQGPEGSRGDIYRGGKGDKGDVGLPGEPGQPLINVIVEFVGFPKGDKGLQGDPGPKGIKGYSGIAGPPGPFGYSGEYGEKGILGYPGPRGPAGFVGPPGPSGQKGLPGPQGSPGETGIVGPKGYQGDTGFPGPPSYDSDYGSFVQGPPGDPGFSGPPGITGDRGPTGFIGPPGPPGAFRIGRQGALGSPGGTGQKGDKGNPGLPVYGPEGSQGPPGPDGPPGPPGPPGPDDGSGRPRDPCDNYPPDSPTDAPIKGRPGNQGPPGQTGYPGDSGVRGFRGDFGDCDCGGGGGGGGRVGLLGSPGPQGPRGNFGSQGRKGEPGDPGPPGFSGRPGATGREGERGVIGRKGQKGESFFPGFRVNGDRGAPGPRGPTGETGNPGRDGLLGFPGPPGPPGEGGVGTIGEKGFLGYPGAKGRYGPPGEPGFGYPGLPGRRGEKGEPGIPGFPGRPGSPGQKGDRQPCVTYGEPGDKGYPGRPGRPGSQGQPGLQGFPGGRGNPGPKGEKGDPGFGGQPGPQGFPGPRGDPGDPGSPGVGYDGPRGRDGLRGLTGPKGPPGDVLGVRPGPPGPDGTLGAPGDKGPPGSPGTPGSPGSDGRPGVSGLKGERGVDGRPGIPGLPGLPGGASYPIPGPPGFPGSKGLIGPLGCPGNRGRKGERGDPGPPGPAGMKGTPGFPGVNGGTGPRGPPGPPGPGTIPGRPGTMGTKGERGLLGLPGFPGRPGRLGSPGFSGEKGFPGDRGRDGFPGSPGRFGLKGDGGNRGPPGPPGPSPFVQKGPPGATGAPGFQGFTGSRGSKGLPGLAGRPGSPGRPGSPVDSKGQPGPPGYSGRTGPQGSPGAKGERGIMGFPGMTGPRGDDGLPGFPGNPGDFGRPGAKGPPGETFAYPGAPGVKGQPGDLGFTGSQGIDGFRGDRGSPGRQGSVGQKGIPGDTGRRGTMGPPGYPGSQGQPGVSGRRGPDGFPGPPGGPGGFGFKGLPGAPGLDGLNGLAGPKGPPGIPGTAIGAIPGRRGPPGQKGERGLSYPGQLGYPGPKGQRGDSGTFGAPGFPGQPGPPGTSASANVPGPLGDPGLPGLDGEYGFQGPTGPPGPPGPGTAQGDTGDPGLPGFPGAPGQKGEPGYRGDPGFSGFPGLKGAQGDIGQGGAPGVKGLPGDPGFFGFKGPQGSRGRPGRKGSPGIPLPNIPIPGPLGEVGYPGYNGPPGGAGEPGQPGLNGRSGPKGRPGAGGELGRTGLPGVSGPVGDRGFPGFPGITGDQGFPGAIGPPGIPGGVGRSIGVGYTLVKHSQTTDVPMCPQGMAQLWEGYSLLYVEGQEKAHNQDLGQPGSCLPRFNTVPFLYCNPSETCYYASRNDKSFWLSTTAPIPMMPVAEEQIRPYISRCSVCEAPSQAVAVHSQDLTIPTCPPGWRSLWIGYSFLMHTAAGAEGGGQSLMSPGSCLEDFRSTPFIECNGARGTCHYFANKYSFWLTTVDPRLQFGAPTQQETLKGGQERFRVSRCQVCSKIL